A stretch of the Flavobacterium sp. 5 genome encodes the following:
- a CDS encoding DUF3098 domain-containing protein: protein MKNNEENKHEFLFEKVNYKILLIGIGVIVLGFILMSGGGSDDPNVFNESVFDFRRIRLAPTTVLIGFGITIYAILKNPKKA, encoded by the coding sequence ATGAAAAACAACGAAGAAAATAAACACGAATTCCTTTTTGAAAAAGTAAACTATAAAATTCTATTAATTGGAATTGGTGTAATTGTACTTGGCTTTATATTAATGTCAGGAGGAGGAAGTGATGATCCAAATGTATTTAATGAATCAGTATTTGATTTCCGAAGAATTCGTTTGGCCCCAACAACTGTTTTAATTGGTTTTGGAATCACAATTTATGCAATTCTTAAAAATCCTAAAAAAGCATAA
- a CDS encoding thioredoxin family protein yields the protein MKSSVAKALFNSYSYLEYKKVVTDLLSEGRSTGNEQSKILLDYSTLNESRLKRLDKTIVILPEISAKLKALKKEYIWLVIVEGWCGDGAQILPILNKMALESNKIKLKIIFRDSNDDLMNQYLTNGGRAIPKLLIIDKELGKVCCHWGPRPKGAIDLINDYKEKFGIIDEEAKTQLQLWYLHDKGISAQKEILEMMYSIKESVCL from the coding sequence ATGAAAAGTTCAGTTGCCAAGGCATTATTTAATAGCTATTCTTATCTAGAATATAAAAAAGTGGTAACAGACCTGTTATCAGAAGGCAGGTCTACTGGGAATGAACAATCGAAAATATTACTGGATTATAGCACTTTAAATGAATCAAGACTAAAGCGTCTGGATAAAACAATTGTAATACTTCCGGAAATTAGTGCTAAACTAAAAGCATTAAAAAAAGAATATATATGGCTGGTAATTGTTGAAGGCTGGTGTGGTGATGGTGCTCAGATTTTGCCAATATTGAATAAAATGGCTCTTGAATCAAATAAAATAAAATTAAAAATAATTTTCAGAGATTCAAATGATGATTTGATGAATCAATATTTGACAAATGGAGGAAGAGCAATTCCAAAATTACTCATTATTGACAAAGAATTAGGAAAAGTCTGTTGTCATTGGGGGCCAAGACCCAAAGGTGCAATAGATTTAATTAATGACTATAAAGAAAAATTTGGGATTATTGATGAAGAGGCCAAAACTCAATTGCAATTGTGGTATTTGCATGATAAAGGAATTTCTGCTCAAAAGGAAATTTTGGAGATGATGTATTCTATCAAAGAAAGTGTCTGTTTGTAG
- the pyrH gene encoding UMP kinase gives MKYKRILLKLSGEALMGDLQYGIDPKRLAEYADEIKQIHAKGVEIAIVIGGGNIFRGVAGASKGMDRVQGDYMGMLATVINGMALQGALEDKGMKTRLQTALKMESIAEPYIKRRADRHLEKGRIVIFGAGTGNPYFTTDTAAVLRGIEINADVILKGTRVDGVYDSDPEKNASAVKFDFISFDDVLKKGLNVMDTTAFTLSQENKLPIVVFDMNKIGNLLKICEGENIGTVVNI, from the coding sequence ATGAAATACAAAAGAATTCTTCTGAAATTAAGTGGTGAAGCTTTAATGGGTGATTTACAATATGGTATTGACCCAAAACGATTGGCCGAATATGCCGATGAAATCAAGCAAATTCATGCCAAAGGTGTAGAAATCGCTATCGTAATTGGAGGAGGAAACATTTTTAGAGGTGTAGCAGGAGCCAGCAAGGGAATGGACAGGGTACAAGGTGATTATATGGGAATGCTTGCTACTGTTATTAACGGAATGGCATTACAAGGAGCTCTTGAAGACAAAGGAATGAAAACTCGTTTGCAAACAGCCTTAAAAATGGAATCAATTGCAGAGCCTTATATCAAAAGAAGAGCAGATCGTCACTTAGAAAAAGGAAGAATTGTAATTTTTGGCGCAGGAACTGGAAATCCTTATTTTACAACAGATACAGCTGCGGTTTTACGTGGAATCGAAATCAATGCCGATGTTATTTTAAAAGGAACGCGTGTTGATGGTGTTTATGATTCAGATCCAGAAAAAAATGCTTCTGCAGTAAAATTTGATTTTATTTCATTTGATGATGTCCTAAAGAAAGGATTGAATGTAATGGATACAACTGCATTTACTTTAAGCCAGGAAAACAAATTACCAATAGTAGTTTTTGACATGAACAAAATAGGAAATCTATTGAAAATTTGTGAAGGAGAAAACATAGGAACCGTAGTAAACATATAG
- a CDS encoding cation:proton antiporter → MKKYRNTLFYFGVTGGFTALIYWIVTKGKLLEGNKTIVHPEASDSSWGDFLTSMIHNVQDPLAILLAQIIMIILVARLFGWVFKKIGQPSVIGEIIAGIALGPSLLGLYFPDFFHALFPANSLENLKFLSQIGLILFMFVIGMELDIKVLKNRAKEAVVISHASIVIPFALGIGLAYFVYNRFAPEGVKFLSFSLFMGIAMSITAFPVLARIVQERGMHKTKLGAIAITCAAADDITAWCLLAVVIAIVKAGTFESSMYIISLAAIYVLMMIYLVKPFLKRIGDLYGSKDSLSKPVVAIFFLLLIISSYATELIGIHALFGAFMMGAIMPDVPKFRTVFISKVEDVSVILLLPLFFVFTGLRTEIGLINEPYLWKVTGFIILVAVVGKFFGSALAAKFVGQSWRNSLIIGALMNTRGLMELIVLNIGLALGVLTTEVFTMMVIMALVTTFMTGPALDLINYIFKTTDHDEEIDQSKYRVLISFGNNEKGKSLLRLAHSLVKKQNESTSITALHLSLSDEMHSFNIEDKEKSSFSPIVKEAVILKQEITTIFKATLDVESEIIDIANQGDYDFLLVGLGKSIFEGTLLGKVIGFTSRIINPERLLDKFTRKEGLFVNSPFDERTRQIVSKVKLPLGVLIDKELKEVNQVFVPVYCPEDSFLIDYAQKLIYNNNTSVTFLDMNGHMESNFVIASAIGSLKQKFPKNVILNNESILYNEFLSNQDLMIVSLESWKDLLDNSSEWLSAVPSVLIIKP, encoded by the coding sequence ATGAAAAAGTATAGAAATACATTGTTTTATTTTGGAGTTACAGGGGGATTTACCGCGCTAATATATTGGATTGTAACGAAAGGGAAACTGCTTGAAGGCAATAAAACTATTGTTCATCCAGAAGCAAGCGATAGTTCCTGGGGAGATTTTTTGACTTCAATGATTCATAATGTACAAGATCCTTTGGCTATATTATTGGCACAAATTATAATGATTATTCTTGTAGCCCGTCTTTTTGGTTGGGTTTTTAAAAAAATTGGGCAGCCATCGGTTATTGGTGAAATTATTGCAGGAATTGCACTTGGACCATCTTTATTAGGTTTGTATTTTCCTGATTTTTTTCATGCACTTTTTCCAGCTAATTCTTTAGAAAATTTAAAATTTTTGAGTCAGATTGGACTTATACTTTTTATGTTTGTAATTGGTATGGAACTTGATATAAAAGTACTGAAAAACAGAGCAAAAGAAGCTGTAGTTATTAGTCATGCGAGTATAGTTATTCCATTTGCATTAGGAATTGGTTTGGCTTATTTTGTTTACAATCGTTTTGCACCCGAGGGAGTCAAATTTCTTTCTTTTAGTTTGTTTATGGGGATTGCTATGAGTATTACTGCGTTTCCTGTTTTGGCACGAATTGTTCAGGAAAGAGGTATGCATAAAACAAAATTAGGAGCTATTGCTATTACCTGTGCCGCCGCCGACGATATTACCGCATGGTGTTTATTGGCTGTAGTGATTGCTATTGTAAAAGCAGGGACTTTTGAGAGTTCAATGTATATTATTTCGTTGGCAGCAATTTATGTGCTGATGATGATTTATTTAGTTAAACCTTTCTTGAAACGAATTGGAGATTTATATGGTTCTAAAGACAGTTTGAGTAAACCTGTTGTTGCTATCTTTTTTTTATTATTGATTATATCTTCGTATGCTACCGAATTAATTGGGATTCATGCTTTGTTTGGAGCTTTTATGATGGGAGCTATTATGCCAGATGTTCCCAAATTTAGAACAGTTTTTATTTCTAAAGTTGAAGATGTATCTGTAATATTGCTTCTCCCTTTGTTCTTTGTGTTTACAGGATTACGTACCGAAATAGGTTTGATTAATGAACCTTATTTATGGAAAGTTACCGGTTTTATTATTTTGGTAGCGGTAGTAGGTAAGTTTTTTGGTAGTGCTTTGGCTGCCAAATTCGTTGGGCAAAGTTGGAGAAACAGTCTTATCATCGGAGCTTTGATGAATACCAGAGGATTGATGGAGTTAATTGTTCTAAATATTGGATTGGCTCTTGGAGTACTTACAACCGAGGTTTTTACAATGATGGTAATCATGGCGTTGGTGACTACTTTTATGACTGGCCCTGCTTTGGATTTAATTAATTATATTTTTAAAACTACTGATCATGATGAGGAAATAGATCAAAGTAAGTACAGGGTTTTGATTTCTTTTGGAAATAATGAAAAAGGAAAATCTTTATTGAGATTAGCTCATAGTTTGGTGAAAAAACAAAATGAATCGACTAGTATTACCGCTTTGCATTTATCATTAAGTGATGAGATGCACTCTTTTAATATTGAAGACAAAGAGAAAAGTAGTTTTAGTCCAATTGTGAAAGAAGCTGTTATTTTGAAACAAGAAATTACAACTATTTTTAAGGCGACACTTGATGTAGAATCGGAAATAATTGACATTGCTAATCAAGGAGATTATGACTTTTTATTAGTTGGTTTAGGGAAATCTATTTTTGAAGGTACTTTATTGGGTAAAGTGATTGGCTTTACATCCCGAATTATTAATCCCGAAAGGTTATTGGATAAATTTACGAGAAAGGAAGGTTTGTTTGTTAATTCACCGTTTGATGAAAGAACCAGACAAATTGTTTCTAAAGTTAAATTACCCTTGGGAGTGTTAATTGACAAAGAATTAAAAGAAGTAAATCAGGTTTTTGTTCCTGTTTATTGTCCTGAAGACTCTTTTTTGATTGATTATGCTCAAAAATTGATTTATAACAATAATACCTCTGTAACCTTTTTGGATATGAATGGACATATGGAATCCAATTTTGTTATTGCTAGTGCTATTGGTTCTTTAAAACAAAAATTTCCTAAGAATGTGATTTTAAATAATGAATCGATTCTTTATAATGAGTTTTTAAGCAATCAAGATTTAATGATTGTAAGTTTAGAGAGTTGGAAAGACTTATTGGATAATAGTTCTGAATGGTTGAGCGCGGTACCTTCGGTATTGATTATTAAACCTTAA
- a CDS encoding DUF5686 family protein: MKYFILLFFFFTLSLQAQFQANGIVKDATTQKTLPFASIITNDGSNTISDVDGKFSITSKNKITSITISYIGYFKKTITVESTQIFYKITLTPNVNPLNEVLISNVNPALEIIKKAIQNKSKNNPEQKLNSFEFKAYNKLIVTANPDSINGTIDSVFVINPFGKHFKKMDSTDYKFKQLIKKQHLFETEKVSQYQYNNKRLKETILGTRMAGFKQPVYEILTFNLQSFSIYDSKYELFETKYNSPIANDALKDYNFKLLDTIVINGRNTFMIHFKNKKKKKEEGLEGILYIDQNNYGIAKAIMRIRGILNISGIHEFQYIPEEQLWFPTQKKFKIVKGTNDDDIKILGGTIQFDGDYEENLKPRKRVESDYVYVLSQTTNFDIEYNTPIVIKKPIVEIELKDDAINKSESFWEKYRTDSLDSRSQKTYLSLDSISIKKRIESRLNLGRKILSGYLPIKVWDLDLRKIISYNNYEGLRLGIGGTTNDDFSRKYRLEGYSAYGLRDYDFKYNAGIGARVDKFSNTWISGSYTDDLREIASIDYAIEKRAFKIYDPRSINFSTFYRYEQWRMSLETKIIPKVESILVFSNSFVTPKFDYTYNLNGTLYNTYTMTTATLSFKWSPFSDYMQTPTGRIEAEKRYPKFTFQFTQSIPNVLNNDFSFTKIDFKGEYQINHLDGQRTFLLFEAGRAFGDLPLPHLYNTSPNNLSQETIFQRITFAGKNSFETMYFNEFFSSEFMSFQFKHGFNRISIFKNIKPAIDFVTRMAWGSMRNPEAHIGLDYKTLNKGFFESGIELNQIYNGFGIGGYYRYGPNHLSDIKDNIAIKLTFILDLSIY, encoded by the coding sequence ATGAAGTACTTTATTTTACTGTTCTTCTTTTTTACACTTTCGCTTCAAGCGCAATTTCAAGCCAATGGAATTGTAAAAGATGCCACTACACAAAAAACACTACCCTTTGCTTCTATTATTACAAATGACGGATCGAATACCATCTCTGATGTTGATGGAAAATTCAGTATTACATCCAAAAACAAAATAACATCCATTACGATTTCCTATATCGGATATTTTAAAAAAACAATTACCGTAGAGAGTACTCAAATATTTTACAAAATAACACTTACACCAAATGTAAATCCACTGAATGAAGTTTTGATCTCGAATGTTAATCCTGCTTTAGAGATCATAAAAAAAGCTATTCAAAACAAATCAAAAAACAACCCTGAACAGAAGCTTAATAGTTTTGAATTCAAGGCATATAACAAACTGATTGTTACTGCCAACCCAGATTCTATTAACGGCACAATTGACTCAGTATTTGTAATCAATCCTTTCGGAAAACATTTCAAAAAAATGGACTCCACCGATTATAAATTCAAGCAACTTATCAAAAAGCAGCATTTATTTGAAACGGAGAAAGTATCCCAATACCAATACAATAATAAGAGATTAAAGGAAACAATTTTAGGTACCCGCATGGCTGGTTTCAAACAGCCCGTTTATGAAATACTTACCTTTAATTTGCAATCTTTTTCTATCTACGACTCTAAATATGAACTTTTTGAAACCAAATACAACAGTCCAATAGCCAATGATGCTTTAAAAGATTATAATTTCAAACTACTTGACACTATAGTTATAAATGGTAGAAATACCTTTATGATTCATTTTAAAAACAAGAAAAAGAAAAAAGAAGAAGGCCTGGAAGGAATATTGTACATTGACCAAAACAACTATGGTATTGCAAAAGCCATTATGCGAATTAGAGGAATATTAAACATTAGCGGAATCCATGAATTTCAATATATTCCTGAAGAACAACTTTGGTTTCCTACTCAAAAAAAGTTTAAAATCGTAAAGGGAACCAATGATGACGACATCAAAATATTGGGAGGTACGATTCAATTTGATGGAGATTATGAAGAAAATTTAAAACCAAGAAAAAGAGTTGAATCCGATTATGTTTATGTGCTTTCGCAAACAACAAATTTTGACATTGAATATAACACTCCTATTGTAATCAAAAAGCCCATTGTTGAAATTGAACTCAAAGATGACGCCATAAATAAATCTGAAAGCTTTTGGGAAAAATATAGAACAGATAGCTTGGACAGTCGTAGCCAAAAAACTTATTTATCACTAGACAGTATTTCGATAAAAAAAAGAATTGAAAGCCGACTCAATCTGGGACGAAAGATATTAAGTGGATACCTTCCAATTAAAGTTTGGGATCTTGATTTGCGTAAAATAATAAGTTACAACAATTATGAAGGACTCCGATTGGGTATAGGTGGCACAACCAATGATGATTTTTCAAGAAAATATAGATTAGAAGGATATTCTGCTTATGGATTAAGAGATTATGATTTTAAATATAATGCAGGAATTGGTGCCAGAGTAGACAAGTTTTCCAACACATGGATTAGTGGCAGCTATACAGATGATCTCAGAGAAATTGCGAGTATCGATTATGCCATTGAAAAAAGAGCTTTCAAAATATATGATCCTCGATCAATCAATTTTAGTACTTTTTATAGGTATGAACAATGGAGAATGTCTTTAGAAACCAAAATTATTCCAAAAGTGGAAAGTATTTTAGTATTTTCCAACTCTTTCGTAACACCAAAATTTGATTACACTTATAATCTGAACGGTACTTTATACAACACCTATACTATGACCACGGCAACACTTTCTTTTAAGTGGAGTCCCTTTAGTGATTATATGCAGACACCTACAGGACGAATTGAAGCCGAAAAAAGATATCCAAAATTCACTTTTCAGTTTACACAATCAATACCAAATGTGTTGAATAATGATTTTAGTTTTACAAAGATTGACTTTAAAGGAGAATATCAAATCAACCATTTAGACGGACAACGAACTTTCTTGCTATTTGAAGCTGGGCGTGCTTTTGGAGACCTTCCTCTCCCCCATCTCTACAATACTTCGCCAAATAATTTGAGCCAAGAAACTATATTTCAAAGAATTACATTTGCAGGTAAAAACAGTTTTGAAACCATGTATTTCAACGAATTCTTCTCGAGTGAATTCATGTCGTTCCAATTCAAACATGGCTTTAATAGAATCTCTATATTCAAAAATATAAAACCTGCCATTGATTTTGTAACCCGTATGGCATGGGGTAGCATGAGAAATCCAGAAGCACACATTGGACTCGATTACAAAACATTAAACAAAGGTTTTTTTGAATCGGGTATAGAACTTAATCAAATCTATAATGGCTTTGGAATTGGTGGTTATTACCGTTATGGACCAAATCATCTTAGTGATATCAAAGATAATATTGCTATAAAACTGACTTTTATTCTAGATTTATCAATTTATTAA
- a CDS encoding undecaprenyl-diphosphate phosphatase, which translates to MNTLQAIILAIIEGITEFLPVSSTGHMIIASSFFGIAHDDFTKLFTIVIQLGAILSVVILYFKRFFQSFDFYFKLLVAFIPAVVFGLLFSKKIDALLENPVTVAVSLLIGGIILLKVDEWFNNPDVSETSQEITYLQALKIGLFQCLAMIPGVSRSGASIVGGMSQKLSRTSAAEFSFFLAVPTMLGATAKKCYDYYKDGYILSHDQINFLIIGNVVAFIVALLAIKSFIGFLTKNGFKVFGYYRIIAGIILLAIHFFVHPLTVL; encoded by the coding sequence ATGAATACATTACAAGCTATCATTCTAGCTATTATCGAAGGAATTACTGAATTTTTACCAGTTTCTTCTACAGGACATATGATTATCGCCTCGTCCTTTTTTGGAATAGCACATGATGATTTTACCAAACTTTTCACGATAGTTATTCAATTGGGAGCTATCTTATCAGTGGTGATTTTATATTTTAAACGCTTTTTTCAATCCTTCGATTTTTATTTTAAATTATTAGTAGCTTTTATCCCGGCTGTTGTTTTTGGCCTGCTTTTCAGCAAAAAAATTGATGCCTTACTCGAAAACCCTGTAACAGTTGCTGTTTCATTATTAATAGGTGGTATTATTTTATTAAAAGTAGATGAATGGTTCAATAATCCAGATGTCTCAGAAACCTCACAAGAAATCACTTATTTACAGGCTTTAAAGATTGGTTTATTTCAATGTTTGGCCATGATTCCTGGTGTTTCCAGAAGTGGCGCATCTATTGTTGGCGGAATGTCACAAAAATTATCACGAACTTCTGCTGCCGAATTCTCTTTTTTTCTGGCTGTTCCAACAATGCTAGGAGCAACAGCAAAAAAATGTTACGATTATTATAAAGACGGATACATATTATCTCACGATCAAATCAATTTCCTGATTATCGGAAATGTAGTTGCTTTTATAGTGGCTCTTTTGGCTATAAAAAGTTTCATTGGGTTCTTGACTAAAAACGGATTTAAAGTTTTTGGCTATTACCGAATTATCGCTGGAATTATATTACTTGCGATTCATTTCTTCGTTCATCCTTTGACTGTACTATAA
- the truB gene encoding tRNA pseudouridine(55) synthase TruB, producing the protein MTTEDFLNGQILLIDKPLHFTSFQAVNKLKYALINKAGLPKKFKIGHAGTLDPLASGLLLVCTGKFTKRISELQGQAKEYTGTFYIGATTPSYDLETEIDQTFETSHIDENLIHKTVKQFLGEIDQIPPVFSAIKKDGVRLYEHARAGETVEIASRKTTIHEFEITRIALPEIDFRVVCSKGTYIRSLAYDFGKAMNSGSHLTALRRTKIGDYNVEDAIDVTLFEQTLTAQI; encoded by the coding sequence ATGACTACCGAAGATTTTTTAAACGGTCAGATTCTATTAATTGACAAACCATTGCATTTTACTTCTTTCCAAGCGGTAAACAAGCTCAAGTATGCCTTGATTAATAAAGCAGGATTGCCAAAAAAATTCAAGATTGGACATGCTGGTACTTTAGATCCATTAGCTTCAGGTCTTTTGTTAGTCTGTACTGGAAAATTTACCAAACGTATTTCCGAATTACAAGGTCAGGCCAAAGAGTATACTGGAACTTTCTACATTGGTGCAACGACACCTTCTTACGATTTAGAAACAGAAATCGATCAAACTTTCGAAACTTCACACATTGATGAAAACTTAATTCACAAAACAGTAAAACAGTTTTTGGGAGAAATTGATCAAATACCTCCAGTTTTTTCAGCGATAAAAAAAGATGGAGTTCGTTTATATGAACACGCGCGTGCTGGCGAAACGGTAGAAATTGCTTCAAGGAAAACCACTATTCATGAATTCGAAATTACTCGAATTGCACTTCCTGAAATTGATTTTAGAGTAGTATGTAGCAAAGGGACTTATATTCGGTCCTTGGCTTATGATTTTGGAAAAGCAATGAATTCAGGTTCACATTTAACAGCTTTGCGTCGAACCAAAATTGGAGATTATAACGTGGAAGATGCTATAGATGTTACTTTATTCGAGCAAACTCTTACTGCTCAGATATAA
- a CDS encoding patatin-like phospholipase family protein, producing the protein MDSKTKSIGLILSGGGSKGIAHAGVLQFLEEKNIHPIKIAGSSAGSIVAALYGSGKSPKAILEFFKSIYFFHWKHFTFSKAGLIDSESFKEYFYDIFKDTTLSDLKIPVYITATDMIKGKSKVFDPETKTIDAIIASSSFPGIMSPYEVDGNLYSDGGILNHFPTDILKGKCDTLIGVYVSPIHKIEAKDLNSIKSVTARAFDLLSANSSTHKFDHCDWVIEPEALSLYSTFETSKINMEAIFNIGYESARKTYEELNLNI; encoded by the coding sequence ATGGACAGTAAAACAAAATCAATAGGTTTAATACTTTCTGGCGGAGGATCAAAAGGTATCGCTCATGCTGGAGTTTTACAATTTTTAGAAGAAAAAAACATTCACCCCATAAAAATTGCTGGTTCGAGTGCAGGCTCAATTGTGGCTGCTTTATACGGAAGCGGAAAATCTCCCAAAGCTATTTTAGAATTCTTCAAGTCTATTTATTTTTTTCATTGGAAACATTTTACCTTTTCAAAAGCTGGATTAATTGACTCAGAATCATTTAAAGAGTATTTTTACGATATTTTCAAAGACACAACTTTATCAGATCTCAAAATACCAGTATACATTACTGCTACTGATATGATTAAAGGGAAGTCTAAAGTATTTGATCCAGAAACAAAAACCATAGATGCAATTATAGCATCATCATCATTTCCAGGAATAATGTCCCCTTATGAAGTTGATGGAAATTTATACAGTGATGGAGGCATTCTTAATCATTTTCCAACTGATATTTTAAAAGGAAAATGCGACACTTTAATTGGTGTTTATGTGAGTCCAATCCATAAAATTGAAGCCAAAGATCTAAATTCGATCAAATCAGTAACGGCCAGAGCTTTTGATTTACTTTCGGCTAATTCAAGTACTCATAAGTTTGATCATTGCGATTGGGTAATTGAACCCGAAGCTTTATCGCTATACAGTACCTTTGAAACCAGTAAAATTAACATGGAAGCAATTTTTAATATTGGATATGAATCTGCTAGAAAAACTTACGAAGAACTTAATTTAAATATTTAA
- the frr gene encoding ribosome recycling factor yields MTEEIEFILDSTEESMTGSIEHLEKAFLNIRAGKASPAMLGSVFVDYYGSASPLSQVSKISVPDARTITLQPFEKNMLHPIEKAIMIANLGFNPMNNGDLIIISVPPLTEDRRRELAKQSKVEAEDAKIGIRNARKDANTDIKKLEKEGTSEDICKSAEEQVQNLTNSYIKKIDELLAVKEAEIMKV; encoded by the coding sequence ATGACAGAAGAAATTGAATTTATATTAGATAGCACAGAAGAATCTATGACAGGTTCGATTGAGCATTTAGAAAAAGCTTTTTTAAATATTCGTGCAGGAAAAGCATCACCAGCAATGTTGGGTAGTGTTTTTGTAGATTATTATGGGTCTGCATCTCCGTTATCACAAGTATCCAAAATTAGTGTACCTGATGCCAGAACAATTACGTTGCAACCTTTTGAAAAAAACATGTTGCATCCTATTGAAAAAGCAATTATGATTGCCAATCTAGGATTCAACCCAATGAATAATGGGGATTTGATTATCATTAGCGTCCCTCCTCTTACCGAAGACAGAAGACGCGAATTAGCAAAACAATCCAAAGTTGAAGCCGAAGATGCTAAGATTGGAATTAGAAACGCTAGAAAAGATGCTAATACAGATATCAAAAAATTAGAAAAAGAAGGAACTTCTGAAGATATTTGCAAAAGTGCTGAAGAGCAAGTACAAAACTTAACTAATTCTTATATTAAAAAAATTGATGAGCTTCTAGCAGTAAAAGAAGCCGAAATCATGAAAGTTTAA